The segment TCTATACTAACCTTCCTCATATGGTTCTATCCCCTTCATCAACCTTTGTACTTCTCCACGCTTATAGCGATAGCCGTTCTGGCTTCGGCTTGTCCGTGCGGTTTCGGCCTAGCTACCCCAATGGCTGTAATGGTAGGTATTAGGAAATTGCTCAAGAAAGGTATAGTAATAAGAAACGGAGAGAGTTTGGAGAGATTAAAAGAAGTGAAAACTTTTGTGTTCGACAAAACCGGTACACTAACTAAGGGCGACATAAAACTTGAGAGGTATGTAGAGTACTTGCCAGGTGCACTTCAAAAAGCTTCAGCCTTAGAAAGCATGAGTAATCATCCTGTGAGTAAGACCATATCATCGCTGTATAAAGGAGAACATAAGGTTGAGAGTTACACGGAGCTGGATGGAGGGATTTACGGAAAAGTAGATGGGTCTGAAGTGCTGATAGGTAAACGAGAGTTAATAAGGAATAATTGTGAGGGGCAACCTCAAGGGGACATATCGATATGTGTTGGATGGAAAGTGGCGGCAGATATCTGGTTAACTGATGAGTTGAGGGAAGGCGTAAAGGACCTGATTGATGAACTGAAGGAAAGATATAAGGTTATCATAGCCACTGGTGACTCTAGCAACTTCGCTGATAGGATATCTCGCGAACTTGGAGTGGAACTAAGGAAGGGCTTAAGTCCTGAAGATAAGGTGGAGTTAATTAACGAATTGAAAAAATCTGGACCCGTGGCGTTTGTGGGGGACGGAGTGAACGACGCTCAGGCAATTAAGGCAGCAGACGTAGGCATAGCGGTTTCTACAGGCACGGATTTAGCTAAATACGCTGGAGATATAATAGTCCCTAACATCAGCTCAATAAGGTCATTAATTGGACAGACCGGCAGGACCGTTAGGAAAATAAAGGAGAACATAGCGTGGGCTCTAACTTATAACGCTATTTTGGTGCCCATAGCTGCCGGGGCTCTTTATCCAATACTAGGTATCACTCTTCAACCTGAATACGCTGCGTTAGGAATGGCTATGAATAGCGTGAGTGTGGTGTTATGGAGTTTCGTCCAGTGATACGTTAGTGAATCGGAGCGTACACTACCATGAAGTTGTAAACATCGAAGACGATCATTGCTGCAGTACCAGCGAAAATTAAGGTTAAGATTGCTTTTCCCAATTTATTCATTTTATTCACCTAAAGTGAGAAACGTTATTCTTAATTATTAAGCTTTTCCCCTTTCTATAGAGCCCGTTTTAGGGCTTATCCTCATCTCTTTGGGAGGTCTTGGCATTAAAGTCCTAAAATGGAAGAACAATCCTATTGCAGTTATGGGAGGTAAGAGAACGTATGCCAGGAGCAAAGCAAAATCTCCGAACGGATAGGATAGGATAACTCCGGCTTCAGGTACTACACCGCTAATTAGTAAAGGTAACGAAATGCAGCAACTCCCTCCTCCTAACACTCCTAAGAGGGGAGCCAGGAGGACTACCCTCATTCTCTTAAGGAGCCCAAACAGGTTCTTAACTCTCAGTATTGTAGACGATACCAAGGTAGCAACGATCAAGCCCATGATCACAGCGTAAAGTGATAACTCTATGTAGAAGATAGGCGGTATGCCAATAACTAAAGAAGGATTGAAAATTAAGTTATAAACGGAGGCGAGCAGAGCGTTACCGTAGAACTGGGTATATGAAAGAGTGAAAAATGGAGAACTTATGGAGAACAGTTGACCGTACACGTCTGTTAATAGCTTCTCTAGAGCTATACTATAAACAAATAAGTGAACAATTAAATATGAGAAAAACAAGACGAATGAGTTTAATCTCCTGTTCGACTTTAAAACAAGTATCGGTTTATTAAGAGCTGAAAATGAAATGACTAGTATTGAACTCCAGAAAAGTATACTACCAAGAATCGAGATAACTTCATTAAACCTGGTCTCTCCTATGTATGTGAGACCTAAGCCAAGAAAGACTAAGGTCAACCTGTAAATCGTTTTAGTCATATAGAGTAAACTTATGTGAGATATTAAAAAGTTTTATCTTTTCAAATTATTTTTTTCTTCAAATATCTCATAGTGAAGAAACTCGGACCGTTTCATAGCTAAAACTAGCCCAGAATCGCTCCTACAGATTTTCCAGGCCGTTAGGAGCTCTCGGGAGAGGCTTGAGCTATGTTATCGTATACCCCGTAAAGCAACCTGTTGAACCCTAAAGCGTATATGTTACCGGTGTTGCTGTCGTATTCCAAGATTATCTGTGGAAGGAACTGATTTGGATGACCCATCACCTGCATCCCTCCTCTAGTGAAATCGTATTGGGAGTAATGATAGGGGCACACTCCACAGTTAGTTGTAGGATCGTACTGAACTGGTCCGCCCATATGGACACAAACGTTACTGAAAGCTACAACATCACCATTAGGACCTACACCACCTATTGATTTAACGCCCGTCCTTACTACAGTAATGGTGTATCCCATGTAAGACGTCGTCACTGGCTTTCCCACACTTAAAGAGTTATAATTTGCTATCAGCTGCTTCTGGTAAGTTTGCTGAACCTGAACTGTCTTAGTAACGGTTTCCGTTTTGGTAACTATCTCGGGCTGTTTCTCTATGACCGTCTCCTTTAGAAGCCTAGGGAAGGCATTACCACCTATTACTATGCCCGCGGCTACGCCGGCTACAGCTGCAGCTCCACCTATAACTACCGCTCTCCTGTTGGGATCAACGGAGCCTTTATCTTTGTCCTTGCTCATTTTCACTCTCGATAAAAAAGGATGTTTTTACTTAAATAAAAATTAGCATATATGATTGGGCAAACATATTTGTTTAAAGAATATTTATTAAATTAAGTTTATATTTAAATAATTAGCTAAAGTTTAAATTGTTGTAACTACCAGGTGCAGGCGAAGTCTTACCTCTGAGCTAAGAATCTCCAATTAAGACAAAAACATAATATTTACGATTCACCAAATCCATATTTATGAGGTTAGGACCGAAAACCTTGGTTGCATTTGTTCTATATCTGATTAGCTTCACTACTTACGTTATTACCTACGAGACTGAGGCTCTCATTCCGTTCTCTGTCATTTCGTCATTTGCCTTTTGGATTGGAGTTGGTCTGACAATACCGACTTCGTTCTATTACACAACGTTCGTAAAGGTAAAGAAAGGTCTTCCCTACCTATTAACAATGTCAACCTATCTTCTTTTTCACGTGCTTCTTTATGGAATTTTCTATAACGTTATACTGACTGAAGGTCTAGGACAAAAGATATTGTTCTACCCTTTCTTTTCGCTCGGCTTTGGCGTGGCAGTACCCACTTCTCCTCCGCTTTTTCTGTATTGGGTCTCCACATCCCCTGGATTTTGGACCTTTATAGGACCCTTCGAGAGCGATACCACTCCTTACTCCTTATTTGTTGGAATCATTTTATCCCTCCTACTCGGAGCTAACGTAGTAACGTTATTAAAGCTAAGAACACTGATAAAGGATGTTAAAAAATCACTTCTAACCCTAACGGCAATACCTACTCTGGCTATAGTTTCAGGAACTTCCTGTTGTTTGTCATTACCATCAATAGTTCTCTACGTGATTGGAATCGCTTCAGGCTCTATTTATTCCATACTCGGGATTATCGCTTCTCCAATCTTTTTTGCGCTATCTTATTACGGATTACCGTTGGCTTCAGTTGCACTTCTACTAGTAAACCTAAGGGATATGAATAGATGGACCAGAAAGATAGAGACTTATCTGGCCGTAAAGGGGAGAAGTTCATAATTACAGTTAACATAACGTTTCTTTCGTAAATCTTTAAACTTATTGTTATGACGAAAAGATTTAAAAACATTTTAAAAACATTTTATCCACAATGGCTAAGTTAGATACCCCTATGATAGCGGCTATAGTGATAGCCATCATTCTAGTGGCTGTCGCTGTTTACTACGTAGCCGTTAGATCTTCAGCTCCTAT is part of the Metallosphaera cuprina Ar-4 genome and harbors:
- a CDS encoding arsenate reductase (azurin) small subunit is translated as MSKDKDKGSVDPNRRAVVIGGAAAVAGVAAGIVIGGNAFPRLLKETVIEKQPEIVTKTETVTKTVQVQQTYQKQLIANYNSLSVGKPVTTSYMGYTITVVRTGVKSIGGVGPNGDVVAFSNVCVHMGGPVQYDPTTNCGVCPYHYSQYDFTRGGMQVMGHPNQFLPQIILEYDSNTGNIYALGFNRLLYGVYDNIAQASPESS